The region AAAGACGAGCAAGAGTTGGTGGCCCGTGGCCGCGAGTTGATTAAAAAATTCGAATTTAAGGCACTGTTGGTGACCCGCTCTGAGCACGGCATGACCTTAATTCATGCAGACGATCACGAACTGCACTTACCTGCTCAAGCCCATGAGGTGTTTGACGTGACCGGTGCCGGCGATACGGTCATTGCCACGCTAGCGACCGCGCTGGCCGCAGGACTACATTTGGATGAAGCCTGTGCGTTGGCTAACGTGGCTGCCAGCATAGTGGTAGGCAAACTGGGCACCTCGACAGTGTCTGCCATTGAACTGGCCAATGTGCTGTATGGCTCGCCGGAGTCGGGTATGGGCGTGGTGACCGAGCAGCAGCTGAAACAAGTCATGGACGCGGCTCGTCGCCGAGGTGAAAAAATAGTGATGACTAATGGCTGTTTCGATATCTTGCACGCGGGCCATGTGTCTTACCTGAGCCATGCGCGCAAGCTGGGTGATCGCTTAGTGGTGGCGGTGAATATCGATGCTTCGGTACGGGCGCTTAAAGGCGATGGCCGTCCGGTAAACACCGTTGATCGACGCATGGCGGTATTAGCCGGTTTGGGCGCGGTAGATTGGGTAGTGCCCTTTAGTGAGGACACGCCGCAGCGTTTGATTGCCGAAACCCTGCCCGACGTATTGGTGAAAGGCGGCGATTATAAGGCCGAAGATATCGCCGGTTTTGACGAAGTCACCGCCAACGGCGGTGAAGTAAAAGTACTGAACTTTGAAGAGGGCTGCTCCACCACCGCCATTATTCAAGCTATTCGTACTCGAGGCTAATACCTGAGTAAGTAGCTCAAATGTGAAAGAGGCTTGCCGTGACTGGTAAGCCTCTTTTTTATGGCTGGCTTTTGGTCGGCGCCGTGGTGACCGAGCCGGACCAGGCATCAATAAAATGCTGTTTGACCAAAGGGTCTTGAGGCGGCAGCAGCGCGGGCGTGAGTGGTATCAGCGTGACCGGCCCCTGGGCCTGAATAGCGAGCCGCAGTTGTCCTGAGTCTGGCTCCAGCACCGGATGCAGGCCGCTTTGTGCCAACAGGGCTTGACCTTGAGCCGACAGCATCAAGTCGATGAGCTCACCGGCAAGGGTAGGGTGAGGCGCGGTTTTGGGGATCAGCGCCAGTCGCATTAGCATCAAGGTATAGTCGTTGGGCGCCATTGCCACTAACTGGGGGTAACGCGGCAACGCCGATGCCACATAAGAGCCCAGTAGATTATAGCCGATGGCGGCTTCCCCCCTAGCGATGCGGTCCAGCATATCATTACTGCTGTCATCGAGTTGCAGCTTGAGGCCACCGAAAGCTTCTAACAGCCGACCATACATCAGCCCTTGCTGGCTATCTTGACTGGCCAGCAGATAGCCCACGCCGCTGGTCGCAACATCGTAGGTGATAATCTGATTGGCAAACCGGTCAGGGTCTTGTCGTAACAGGGCCAGCAGTTGCTGGCGGCTGTGAGGCTGTGGATGAGGGCCAAGCCGCTCTCGGTTGAACACGGTCAGTATCGGCTCGAAGGTAAAAGCAAACAGCTCGTGCCGCCAGTGTACTTGGCTGGGCAGAGACAAGGTTCGGATCGAGCGATAGGGGCGAGCATGGCCATCGTTGACCAGCTTAAGCTGTAAATCCATGGCCGAGCTGAGCAGCAAGTCCGCCGGTGAGTGCGGAGATTCCTGTAGAAAGCGCTCGTATAACTCTTGTGAGTCGATATCCACAAAACGGATGCCCAGTTGGGGATGCTGCTGCTGAAAGTGCTGTAGCAGTGGTTGTAGATAGCGATAGTCGGTGGCGCTGTAAATAACCAGTTGCTGTTGCATAGGGGAAGCGGCGGGTTGTAAAAACTCCTCTGCCGCTTGTGTGGGGGCGGCTAACAATAACGATAGCCACAGCAAGGCTAAACGAAGCCGATTCATGGGGTGCTCCTGTAAGTGTTAAAACGGATCTCGACTTCCAGCCCACTCGGCTCATTGTCATGCAGATGAATGCCTGCGCCGTGATGCTCGGCGACGTCCCGTGCGATGGCCATGCCGAGCCCCGAGCCCAGATAGCGATGCTGACTGCCCCGATAGAAGCGGGCGAATACCTTTTCTCGCTCCTCAGGGGGAATGCCGGAGCCTAAGTCGCGAATGAGGATGGCCGGTGCCGGCGAGGTACGTAGCACAATCTCTACCCGAGTGTGGGCGGGCGCATGGGCCACGGCATTATCGATAAGGTTATTTAGCATCTGGGTGATCGCTATCTCATCCCCTTGGATCCACAGGGGCGAGGTTGCCGGCTCGAAAGAGAGTTCGACTTGCCGTTGCAGGGCCGGTACCGCCAGAGCTAGGCAGACCTTTTTAGCGATGGCATTTAGCTCTAGCGGCAGTAACTCTTGACTGTGAAAACGATGGTCTAGCATGGCCTGATTCAACAGATGATTCACCGTGAGTGACAGCAAATCGCATTGTTCTATTAATCCGGCTAATAGTCGTTGTCTTTTTGCAGGTTCAACTTCATCGCGCGCGTTTTCGCTTAAGGCGCGCAGGCTGGCTAGCGGCGTACGTAGCTGATGGGCGGCCACCGAAGTGGTGGACTCCATACGTTCCAGCATCTGCTGCTGGCGGGCAATAAAGTGATTGATGGTGTGCAGCAGCGGCAGTGTTTCTTTGGGAACCGGCAATAACAGTGGCGTGAGATCCCGCGGGCGTCGCCGTGCCAGAGCACGAGCAATCAGGGTAAAAGGGCGCAGGGCATAATAAATTCCCAGCCACAGCAGCAATAGGGCGCTGAATAACAACCCCAGAATAAGCTCCAGTGCTGGATACAAAATTTCATCCTTGAGCTGCTCACGAGCGAGGCGGGTTTGTGCCAGTTCGATTTGAATTTCATCAAAGGGCTGGCGCTCAGTATTCAGCCGAGTCAAGCGGGCCACCCGCACCGGCTCACCGGAGAAGTGAGCATCAAAGAAGTCCGGCTGTTGCTGGGTCAGTTGTTGTTGCGAATGTGTGCGGGCGGGTGCAGTGGGTAATGAGTGATAGCCGGTCAAGAAGCTGCCGTTAACACTGATCCGATAAAAAACGCGATCCTGAGGTGCTTGGGCCAGAGTGGCAAACGCGGAGACGGGCATATCGACCACAAAGCCTTGTTCATCGTGGCGAACTGCATTGGCCAGTTGCAGTATGGCGCTGTTGAGCATGAGGTCGTAGCTACGATCGGCGGTTTTTTTGCTGTAAGACACCATCAGTCCCATGGCCAGCAGGCTCAAGCCGATGAGGACCACAGCGCTCAGTAATAGCAGCCGCCGACGCAGATGTGGGTGATGGTTAACCACAGCGCTCACGAATCGATGACCCGTGCTACATAGCCCAAACCGCGCAGCGTCTGTATCTGCAGTGAACTACCCACCAGTTTTTTACGCAATCTTGCCACATACAGCTCTATGGTGTTGGCCGAGGGGGTTTCATCGGCGTTAAACAGCTTTTCAGTCAGCTCCTCCTTGCTCATCACCCGCTCTAACCCACCCAAGAAAATCTCCAACAACCTGAACTCCCGATTAACCAGCGCACAGGGTAATTGATCTATGGTGACGGTTTTCGCGTCACGGTTAAAGATTAAGTTACCGTGCTCACTGATGTTAGAGGCATAGCCTTGCTGGCGCCGCAGCAGGGCGCGCACTCGGGCTTCCAGCTCGCCAAAATCGAACGGCTTAGTGAGATAATCGTCCGCGCCCAGATCCAGCAACTTGATGCGGTCATCAATTTGATCCCGTGCGGTCAGGATCAATACCGGGGTGCCGGTTTTGCGCTGGCGCAGCTCTGCCAACACCCCTTCGCCGCTGAGACCGGGTAAGTTGAGATCCAGAATAATTAAATCGACAGACTGATTGCGTAGCCAGTCGGCGGCCTGGCGGCCATTGCCAATCAAGTCAGTGCCATGGCCCAGCTTCTGTAATCGGTCGGCGATGGCTTCACCCAGTACTCTGGTGTCCTCTATCACAAGAATACGCACGATTTTATCCTCTGTTGGGTCATGACAGCTTGGTGACAGCTTAGAAAGCTAGTATGTCAGATGTTAAGAACTTGTTTCTAGATGAAACAAGTAATAGATGGAATTACCTCAAGGAGATAACGAGATGAAATTAACCCCTCTGGTTCATGCTTTGCTGGGTGCCGGCTTACTCGTGATGGGCACCGGCGCTGCCCATGCCGATTTTACTCCCAAAAAACCGGAATGTATCGCACCGGCCAAGCCGGGCGGCGGTTTTGACTTAACCTGTCGTATTTTAACCTCCAGCCTGGACAAGTCCGGCCTGCTGGACCAACCCATGCGCGTGACCTTTATGCCCGGTGGTGTAGGAGCGGTAGCCTATACCCACATGAACAGTAATCGGCGCACCGATGACAATGCGGTGGTGGCGTTCAGCTCGGGATCTTCTCTTAATCTGGCCCTCAGCAAGTTTGGCAAGGATCTGGACGTAGACGACGCACGCTGGATAGGCGCCATTGGTACCGACTACGGCGCTCTTATCGTCAAGGCCGATGCGCCCTGGAATAATTTAGCCGAGCTGGCTGCCGATATCCAGGCCAATCCGGGCAAGCAGGTATTTGGCGCAGGCGGCACTGTAGGTAGTCAGGACTGGATGAAGGCGGCGTTCTTCTATCGTCAGTTGGGACTGGATCCCCGCACCATGCGTTATGTAGCCTACGAAGGCGGTGGTGATGCCATGGCGGCCGTGCTGGGTAATCACATTCAGGTATTTCCTGGTGACATGTCCGAAGTCAAGGGGCAGCTGGATGCAGGAATAGTACGGGTGTTGGCGGTGTTATCACCGGAGCGCCTGGACGGTGACTATGCCGAGATCCCGACTGCAACAGAGCAGGGCTTTGATATTGAATGGCCGATAATGCGTGGCTTCTATATGGCGCCAGAAGCGTCCGATGAAGCGTACCAATACTGGGTTAATCAGTTTGATGCACTGTATCAGACCGAGGCCTTTACCGAGGTGCGTAACAAGCAAGGCTTGTTCCCCTTGTCCATGTCTGGCGATAAGTTTGAAGCCTATATCAAAACAGAAGTTGAGAAGTTTCAGGAGCTATCTCGTGAAATGGGTCTGCTCAAATAAGAGGTAACATCATGGCTGATCGTCTTTTTTCTCTGGTCTTGATGTTGGCAGCGGTGGCCCTAGGGGTCGCCGCTTGGCAACTTGAAGTGCCTTTTCAGTACGAACCCGTTGGGCCCAAGGCGATTCCGCTGATCTTGGCGGTATTGCTATTTTGCTGCTCGGCTTGGCTAGTGGTTAGGCCAGACCGCTTTAAGGGGGTGTATGAGCGTAGTCTCTTCGGGCGCCACGTGATGGTGGTACTGGGTTTACTGCTCTATGCCTGGAGCTTTGAAATACTGGGCTTTATGTTGGCTACTTGCTTGGTGAGTACCGTGTTTGCGCGCCTGTTTGGCTTAGGGCTACGTAATGCCCTGTTGTATTCAGTGGCGCTGGGTGCGGTGGGCTATGTATTGCTCAGTATCGTGCTGGAGCTAAACGTGCCTACCGGCACCCTATTTGGAGGTTAAGGGTATGGATATCTTATCGGATCTGGCCACGGGGTTTGCGGTTGCCTTAACGCCAATGAATTTGGCACTGGTACTGGCTGGCTGTTTTTTCGGCACCCTGATGGGAGCACTGCCCGGTATAGGGCCGATTAATGGCATCGCTATTTTATTGCCGTTAGCCTATTCCTTTGGCCTTGAGCCTGCTTCTGCCATTATTTTACTGGCGGGTGTCTATTATGGCGCCGAATACGGTGGTCGAATTTCCAGTATTTTGCTGAACGTGCCCGGTGATGCGGGGGCCATTATGACCACACTCGATGGTCACCCTATGGCCAAGCGAGGCGAGGGCGGTCGCGCCTTGGCCTTATCGGCGGTGTCGTCATTTGCAGGCTCCATGGGTGCTTTGCTGTTACTGATCATTCTTGCCCCGATACTAACGCGTTTGGCGGTCACCTTTGGCCCGGCTGAGTTTGTGGCCTTAATGGTGTTTGCGCTGTGCTGCTTGGCCTCCATGGTGGGCTCTCGGCCGGTAAAAACTGTGATTGGTACCATCATCGGCCTAGCGTTGGCTACGGTGGGCGTAGACTCGGGTACCGGGGTATTACGTTTTAGCTTTGGTCTCACCAACTTGTTTGATGGTGTGGACTTTTTGGTGGTGGTAATCGGCATGTTTGCCATCAGCGAAATCTTACTGCTGGTTGAGCACCATTACGGTGGTAACGGCAAAGTCGACAAGGTGAGTAAGTCGTTCGTCAAGGTCGCCGATTTGGTGGCGGTACGTTGGGTCGTACTGCGCTCCACTGTGGTTGGTTTTGTGATTGGCGTGCTACCCGGCACCGGTGCGTCTGTGGCCAGTGCCGTGGCTTACGGTACCGAGAAACGGCTCGCCGGTGAAGACAATGAATTTGGCGAAGGTGATATTCGCGGCTTAGCCGCACCGGAAGCGGCCAATAACGCGGCGGCAGTGGGCTCTATGGTGCCTATGTTAACGCTGGGTATTCCAGGCTCTGGCACCACGGCTATTTTACTGGGCGCGCTCTTGTTGTTTGATGTGACGCCAGGGCCCTTGTTGTTCAGTCAACAGCCCGATATTGCTTGGGGTCTGATTGCTTCCATGTTTATCGGCAATATTGCCTTGTTGGTGTTGAACTTACCGTTGGTCGGTATCTTCGTGCGCATGCTGAGCGTGCGCCAAGCCTACTTGGTACCCGTTATCGTGATGCTGACTTTCGTCGGTATCTACTCGATTCATGGGGCCAGCTTCGATCTGTTCTTTATGATTCTGCTGGGTGTGTTTGGCTTTATCTTGCGCAAACTGGACTTCTCACTGGCGCCGGTCATTCTGGGTCTGGTGTTGGGTTCGGTGCTAGAAGATAACCTACGCCGTGCCTTGTC is a window of Oceanisphaera sp. IT1-181 DNA encoding:
- the hldE gene encoding bifunctional D-glycero-beta-D-manno-heptose-7-phosphate kinase/D-glycero-beta-D-manno-heptose 1-phosphate adenylyltransferase HldE — protein: MKIKLPEFDSAKVLVVGDVMLDRYWSGPTMRISPEAPVPVVKVEHNEERPGGAANVALNIAALGAKARLLGLTGNDEAATALQDKMQGVGVECDFVRLNSHPTITKLRVMSRNQQLLRLDFEDSFGPDDAAPLTEKTRAALDQAGVIVLSDYAKGALTQVQALIQAANQAGVPVLVDPKGSDFEKYRGATLLTPNMTEFEAVVGKVKDEQELVARGRELIKKFEFKALLVTRSEHGMTLIHADDHELHLPAQAHEVFDVTGAGDTVIATLATALAAGLHLDEACALANVAASIVVGKLGTSTVSAIELANVLYGSPESGMGVVTEQQLKQVMDAARRRGEKIVMTNGCFDILHAGHVSYLSHARKLGDRLVVAVNIDASVRALKGDGRPVNTVDRRMAVLAGLGAVDWVVPFSEDTPQRLIAETLPDVLVKGGDYKAEDIAGFDEVTANGGEVKVLNFEEGCSTTAIIQAIRTRG
- a CDS encoding tripartite tricarboxylate transporter permease, with the protein product MDILSDLATGFAVALTPMNLALVLAGCFFGTLMGALPGIGPINGIAILLPLAYSFGLEPASAIILLAGVYYGAEYGGRISSILLNVPGDAGAIMTTLDGHPMAKRGEGGRALALSAVSSFAGSMGALLLLIILAPILTRLAVTFGPAEFVALMVFALCCLASMVGSRPVKTVIGTIIGLALATVGVDSGTGVLRFSFGLTNLFDGVDFLVVVIGMFAISEILLLVEHHYGGNGKVDKVSKSFVKVADLVAVRWVVLRSTVVGFVIGVLPGTGASVASAVAYGTEKRLAGEDNEFGEGDIRGLAAPEAANNAAAVGSMVPMLTLGIPGSGTTAILLGALLLFDVTPGPLLFSQQPDIAWGLIASMFIGNIALLVLNLPLVGIFVRMLSVRQAYLVPVIVMLTFVGIYSIHGASFDLFFMILLGVFGFILRKLDFSLAPVILGLVLGSVLEDNLRRALSMSAGDWSILFHNGVTISLWAFSVLVLVMPLMMAWRKRRRAALLQSEAPQA
- a CDS encoding Bug family tripartite tricarboxylate transporter substrate binding protein, which translates into the protein MKLTPLVHALLGAGLLVMGTGAAHADFTPKKPECIAPAKPGGGFDLTCRILTSSLDKSGLLDQPMRVTFMPGGVGAVAYTHMNSNRRTDDNAVVAFSSGSSLNLALSKFGKDLDVDDARWIGAIGTDYGALIVKADAPWNNLAELAADIQANPGKQVFGAGGTVGSQDWMKAAFFYRQLGLDPRTMRYVAYEGGGDAMAAVLGNHIQVFPGDMSEVKGQLDAGIVRVLAVLSPERLDGDYAEIPTATEQGFDIEWPIMRGFYMAPEASDEAYQYWVNQFDALYQTEAFTEVRNKQGLFPLSMSGDKFEAYIKTEVEKFQELSREMGLLK
- a CDS encoding ABC transporter substrate-binding protein, whose product is MNRLRLALLWLSLLLAAPTQAAEEFLQPAASPMQQQLVIYSATDYRYLQPLLQHFQQQHPQLGIRFVDIDSQELYERFLQESPHSPADLLLSSAMDLQLKLVNDGHARPYRSIRTLSLPSQVHWRHELFAFTFEPILTVFNRERLGPHPQPHSRQQLLALLRQDPDRFANQIITYDVATSGVGYLLASQDSQQGLMYGRLLEAFGGLKLQLDDSSNDMLDRIARGEAAIGYNLLGSYVASALPRYPQLVAMAPNDYTLMLMRLALIPKTAPHPTLAGELIDLMLSAQGQALLAQSGLHPVLEPDSGQLRLAIQAQGPVTLIPLTPALLPPQDPLVKQHFIDAWSGSVTTAPTKSQP
- a CDS encoding sensor histidine kinase, producing MSAVVNHHPHLRRRLLLLSAVVLIGLSLLAMGLMVSYSKKTADRSYDLMLNSAILQLANAVRHDEQGFVVDMPVSAFATLAQAPQDRVFYRISVNGSFLTGYHSLPTAPARTHSQQQLTQQQPDFFDAHFSGEPVRVARLTRLNTERQPFDEIQIELAQTRLAREQLKDEILYPALELILGLLFSALLLLWLGIYYALRPFTLIARALARRRPRDLTPLLLPVPKETLPLLHTINHFIARQQQMLERMESTTSVAAHQLRTPLASLRALSENARDEVEPAKRQRLLAGLIEQCDLLSLTVNHLLNQAMLDHRFHSQELLPLELNAIAKKVCLALAVPALQRQVELSFEPATSPLWIQGDEIAITQMLNNLIDNAVAHAPAHTRVEIVLRTSPAPAILIRDLGSGIPPEEREKVFARFYRGSQHRYLGSGLGMAIARDVAEHHGAGIHLHDNEPSGLEVEIRFNTYRSTP
- a CDS encoding response regulator transcription factor, giving the protein MRILVIEDTRVLGEAIADRLQKLGHGTDLIGNGRQAADWLRNQSVDLIILDLNLPGLSGEGVLAELRQRKTGTPVLILTARDQIDDRIKLLDLGADDYLTKPFDFGELEARVRALLRRQQGYASNISEHGNLIFNRDAKTVTIDQLPCALVNREFRLLEIFLGGLERVMSKEELTEKLFNADETPSANTIELYVARLRKKLVGSSLQIQTLRGLGYVARVIDS
- a CDS encoding tripartite tricarboxylate transporter TctB family protein; protein product: MADRLFSLVLMLAAVALGVAAWQLEVPFQYEPVGPKAIPLILAVLLFCCSAWLVVRPDRFKGVYERSLFGRHVMVVLGLLLYAWSFEILGFMLATCLVSTVFARLFGLGLRNALLYSVALGAVGYVLLSIVLELNVPTGTLFGG